atgcgtagaagaagagtacgagatttaagtattgtccagaatactccaaattcggaagaaagaaatagtgaacagcagacagttgttggatcttcgaatgtgccggaaacacttgatgagcctgaagaatttcaaagtaatattatgttcattttacatgtgttgacttttattattgaattatttgtcaattttaatataataatagtatatcatttttcagctgaaagtggtgggacgcgcagagttcgaggacgtacgctacttagagatttatacgacttagatcctgtcgagcgtgttaaagtaagtagaaatactcatggtcagcctgttggatctgaagctcgacttttagcaggctatttgggcattttagcacgaaatgcaaatatgttgcccatcaactacgaatcatggcatcacatgcctgatagcaacaaaaaccaggctctcgctaatattaaggtaacaaaatgtgaatgcaatttataatactttggtttaagtttcatttatatttacattctaaacttatgtttttttaggagagatttgctttagaagtctccgatgattatatcaagaaggcattaggtaaaagatggagagacaataaaagcactttaaagaaacaatattttaagaaagacataagccttgAGGAAAAACTGAGAAATGTTCCGCCAGGAATGCTGAGGtatcaatgggaagatgcggttagattttggaattcaaagaaaggagaggtattgcgtatttccaaactcttatatatagtgtttactatatacgtaataataattttattatgtaggaccgtgagcgagttggaacaagcagcaggcaaaaacaaaaattcacgcacacggcagggtcgagaagttttgcttctgtagctgaggccgaggtattatgaatttattaattctttcaaatattaataactttctattattaaataatattcttactactatattgtaggaagtcaaatccggacaaaaagttggacgccttcagctttttgagattacgcataggaagaaagatggatctcctatgacatccgaagctggagaaattatggtatattcatttaataatatttgatttattctaaatatttataatctttaattataattgtttaattcaattcatcattagtagttttaaaaaatgttaagttatgttgcatttctttttattatatattttgtttctaattctttaattgattttttaggagaaactaaaggagaagaaggcggaatatgaagcgattgcttcgagtgatagttctgttaatcttgagaacattgataacagaattatcactgaagttttgggtcctgaaaggtacggtcgggttcgatttcaaggatctggtgttaccccgacccaatattttggatccggctcccagcaatacatgccttccgaaagtcaagctcaagctgaagttcagaggttaagagaccagatagctcagatgcaagcgaacacggttgagcaaattgccgaggttca
The sequence above is drawn from the Gossypium hirsutum isolate 1008001.06 chromosome A05, Gossypium_hirsutum_v2.1, whole genome shotgun sequence genome and encodes:
- the LOC121228957 gene encoding uncharacterized protein is translated as MLPINYESWHHMPDSNKNQALANIKERFALEVSDDYIKKALGKRWRDNKSTLKKQYFKKDISLEEKLRNVPPGMLRYQWEDAVRFWNSKKGEDRERVGTSSRQKQKFTHTAGSRSFASVAEQQLIAEAAEKEAAAATREAEARAMVAEQSKKYDDLQLQLQQMMHMFQQSQKPPS